In Nicotiana tabacum cultivar K326 chromosome 19, ASM71507v2, whole genome shotgun sequence, one DNA window encodes the following:
- the LOC107803148 gene encoding beta-hexosaminidase 2: MKEEKTFFSFLPLFLISLLFFIVISQTTATNYPINVWPKPTTFNWPNPKSISLSPNFTISHPPHRYLTPAVYRYLHLILSEHHRTIITPAINLTSSTPLHSLIISISDVTSPLAHGVNESYALSTPSDGSPSAYITAETVWGAMRGLETFSQLVYGNPTRAAAGVYIHDLPIFAHRGVMLDTSRNFYGVDDLLRLIKAMSMNKLNVFHWHITDSQSFPLVIPSEPELAGKGAYGNEMMYSPADVQKIVEFGLEHGVRVLPEIDMPAHTGSWAEAYPEIITCANMFWWPAASSPALAAEPGTGQLNPLSPKTYEVAKNVIHDTIAMFPDSLFHGGADEINSACWNTDPSIQKFVASNGTLSQLLELFINNTLPEILSLNRTVVYWEDVILSANVKVNPSLLSPENVIMQTWNNGPNNTKQLVTSGYRVIVSSADYYYLDCGHGSFVGNDSRYDQPPGTDQGNGGSWCGPFKTWETIYNYDITYGLTDEEAQLVIGGEVALWSEQADSTVMDSRIWPRASAMAETLWSGNRDETGMKRYAEATDRLNEWRYRMVARGIGAEPIQPLWCVKNPGMCNTVHPFTS, from the exons atgaaagaagagaaaacatttttctcctttcttccACTATTCCTAATCTCCTTGTTATTCTTTATCGTCATTTCTCAAACAACAGCTACAAATTACCCAATCAATGTCTGGCCCAAGCCCACCACATTCAATTGGCCCAACCCAAAATCCATCTCCCTCTCCCCAAACTTCACCATCTCCCACCCACCCCACCGTTACCTCACTCCCGCCGTTTACCGTTACCTCCATCTCATCCTCTCCGAGCACCACCGTACAATCATCACTCCCGCAATAAATCTGACGTCATCCACACCGTTACATAGCCTCATCATCTCCATCTCTGACGTCACTTCACCCCTTGCTCACGGAGTCAACGAATCCTATGCTCTCTCCACTCCTTCCGACGGCTCCCCCTCCGCCTATATCACCGCCGAAACCGTATGGGGAGCCATGCGAGGTCTCGAGACGTTCTCGCAACTCGTGTACGGAAACCCTACCAGAGCCGCCGCCGGCGTGTACATACACGATCTGCCGATTTTCGCGCACCGAGGTGTGATGCTGGACACTTCGAGAAACTTCTACGGCGTCGATGACTTGTTGAGGCTTATTAAAGCTATGAGTATGAACAAGTTGAATGTTTTCCACTGGCACATAACTGATTCACAGTCGTTTCCGCTTGTGATTCCTTCGGAGCCGGAGCTCGCCGGAAAAGGAGCATACGGCAATGAGATGATGTACTCGCCGGCGGACGTGCAGAAGATCGTGGAATTTGGATTGGAGCATGGAGTTAGAGTTTTACCCGAAATTGACATGCCTG CACATACAGGATCATGGGCTGAAGCTTACCCTGAGATTATCACATGTGCAAATATGTTCTGGTGGCCTGCTGCAAGTAGTCCAGCTCTCGCAGCTGAACCAGGCACTGGTCAACTGAACCCCTTGAGTCCCAAGACCTATGAAGTAGCCAAGAATGTCATCCACGATACTATCGCCATGTTTCCAGATTCGCTCTTTCACGGGGGAGCAGATGAGATCAATTCAGCGTGTTGGAATACTGATCCATCAATCCAAAAGTTTGTCGCTAGCAATGGAACTCTCAGTCAGCTACTCGAATTGTTTATCAATAATACCTTACCTGAAATCCTCTCACTCAACCGTACGGTGGTCTACTGGGAGGATGTTATATTGAGTGCTAATGTGAAAGTGAATCCATCTCTGCTTTCtccagagaatgttattatgcaAACTTGGAATAATGGACCAAACAATACTAAGCAGCTTGTCACTTCTGGCTACCGTGTCATTGTGTCATCTGCAGATTACTATTACTTGGATTGTGGCCATGGGAGCTTCGTTGGAAATGACAGCCGCTATGACCAGCCACCAGGTACTGACCAAGGCAATGGTGGATCCTGGTGCGGACCTTTCAAGACCTGGGAAACCATTTACAACTATGATATAACCTATGGCCTGACTGATGAGGAGGCTCAATTGGTAATTGGAGGGGAAGTAGCATTATGGTCCGAACAAGCTGATTCAACTGTTATGGATTCAAGAATCTGGCCAAGAGCATCAGCAATGGCAGAAACATTGTGGTCAGGGAATCGCGATGAAACAGGAATGAAGAGATATGCAGAGGCTACTGATCGACTGAATGAATGGAGGTACAGAATGGTTGCCAGGGGAATAGGTGCCGAACCGATTCAGCCACTTTGGTGTGTCAAAAACCCAGGCATGTGTAACACAGTTCATCCATTTACTAGCTGA